The genomic DNA GCCGAGGGTGTCCTGCACGATCTGCCGGGCCAGCGTGGTGAAGCCCTGGCCGGTCTCGACCGCCGCGCACAGCACCGTCGCCACGCCGTCCTGGACCTTCACGGTGGCCGTGGAGACCTCGTCGGCGCCCTCGGCGCCGAGCATGTGCACCATGCCGATGCCGTAGCCCACGCCCCGGCGCACCGCGCCCGGTTCGCCCGCGCCCTCGGGGCCGCCGGGCAGCAGCCACTCGTCCTCGGGCGTGTCCTTGGGCAGCGCGGGCAGCGGGAAGTCGCGGACCGCCTGGAGGAGTTCCGCGACCGGCGCCGGGCAGGTGACCGTCTGGCCGGTGGGGAGGACGTCGCCGGTGGCCAGGACGTTGCGCAGCCGCACCTCGGCCGGGTCCAGGCCGAGCTTCTTGGCGACCTTGTCCATCTGCGCCTCGTACGCGGCGCACACCTGCATCGCGCCCTCGCCGCGCACATGGCCGGAGGGCGGGTTGTTGGTGCGCACCGCCCAGCCCTCGATGAAGGCGTTCGGCACGACGTACGGGCCGCAGGCGAAGGCCACCGCGGCGGCCAGGGCGTCGGAGGAGGTGTCGGCGTAGGCGCCCGCGTCGAGCAGGATCTGCGCCTCGACCTTCACGATCCGGCCCTCGGCGTCCGCGTGGTGGCGGTAGCGCAGGAGGGTGGGGTGGCGGTGGGTGTGCCCGAGGAAGGACTCCTCGCGCGTGGCGGTCAGTTTCACCGGGCAGCCGGTCTTCAGCGCCAGCAGTCCGAGCGGCAGCTGGAAGCCCTGGTCCTCGCGGTCGGCGGTGGCACCCGGCACCCCGGTGACGACGATCTTCACCTGTTCGGGCGAAAGCCCGTAGCAGGCGGCGGCGATGTCGCGGTCGCCGTGCGGGTCGGTGGAGGCCAGGTACAGCTCCACGCCGCCGTCGGGGCGCGGTACGGCCAGGCCCGCCTCGGCTCCTATGGGGGCCGGGTCCTGGCGGCCGATGCGGTACAGGCCCTCGACGACGATCTCGCCGGCCGCGTCCGGGTCGCCGTGGCGCAGCGGGATGTGCCGGATCAGGTTCCCGTCGGGGTGCAGCGGCTCGGCCTCGAAGGCCTGCTCCGGGTCGGTGACCGGGTCGAGCAGCTCGTACTCGACGATGACGGCTGCGGCGGCCATCCGCGCGGTGTCCGGGTGGTCGGCGGCGACGGCGGCGAGCGGCTCGCCGTGGTGGCGTACGGCCTCGGAGGCGAACACCGGACGGTCGGCCTGGCCACCGCGGCCGTGCAGCGGGGTGCCGGGCACGTCCTCGTGCGTGACGACCGCCCGTACGCCGGGCATCTCGCGCGCGTGGGTGGTGTCGATGGAGACGATGCGGGCGCGCGGGTGCGGTGAGCGCAGCACGGCCGCCCACAGCAGGCCCTCGGCCCACAGGTCGGCGGCGTACGGGAAGGTGCCCTCGGTCTTGGCACGGGCGTCGGCGGGCGGCAGGGACGCGCCGAGGCCGTGCGGGATCGGGTCGGGGACGGGGGTCGCCGCCTCGGCGGTCCCCTCGGCCTCCGCAGTCGCGGCGTCGTTGCTCACGCGTGGCCTCCGTCCCGGCCGTGGGTGCCGTGGTCTCCGTGGTCGCCGTAGGGCGGCCGGTCGTGCGCTCCGGTCGGGTCCTGCGCCCCCGGCTGTGGCTGTGCCTCGAACGCCGCCGGGTTGACGCCGCCCGCGCCGGGACCGGCCTGGTGCGGGATGCGGGGCTCCTCGGGGTCCGGTCCGGCCTGCGCGTCGGCGTCGGCGTGCGCCTCGCGTTCGGCGACGACCTCCTGGACCGCCTCCAGGACGCCCCGGTAGCCGGAGCAGCGGCACAGGTTGCCGCACAGCGCCTGGCGGGCCTCCAGCTCGGTCGGGGCGGGGTTGCCCTCCAGGAGGTTGTGCACGGTCATCGCCATGCCGGGCACGCAGAAGCCGCACTGCACCGCGCCGCGCCGGGCGAGCGCCCGCTGCACGTCCGACGGCCGTCCGTCGGTGGCCAGGCCCTCGACGGTACGCACCTCGCTGCCGGCCGCGGTCACGGACGGGACCAGGCAGGAGGCGACGAGCCGCCCGTCGACCTGCACGTTGCAGGCGCCGCACTCGCCCTGCGAGCAGCCGTCCTTGGCGCCCGCGAGGCCGAGCCGCTCGCGCAGCACGTACAGCAGCGACTCGCCGATCCAGGCGTCGGTGACGGGGCGGTCGGCGCCGTTGACGCGCAGCACGTAGGAGGCGAGGGGGTGCTCGTCCTGCGGCCCGGCGGGCGCCGACGGCTCCTGGGCAGCTACGGGGGCGCCGTCGGAGGCGTCCTCGGGGCCGTCCGCGTCGGTACGGGCGTCGCCCGGGTCCGCCGTGT from Streptomyces sp. CB09001 includes the following:
- a CDS encoding molybdopterin cofactor-binding domain-containing protein, which codes for MSNDAATAEAEGTAEAATPVPDPIPHGLGASLPPADARAKTEGTFPYAADLWAEGLLWAAVLRSPHPRARIVSIDTTHAREMPGVRAVVTHEDVPGTPLHGRGGQADRPVFASEAVRHHGEPLAAVAADHPDTARMAAAAVIVEYELLDPVTDPEQAFEAEPLHPDGNLIRHIPLRHGDPDAAGEIVVEGLYRIGRQDPAPIGAEAGLAVPRPDGGVELYLASTDPHGDRDIAAACYGLSPEQVKIVVTGVPGATADREDQGFQLPLGLLALKTGCPVKLTATREESFLGHTHRHPTLLRYRHHADAEGRIVKVEAQILLDAGAYADTSSDALAAAVAFACGPYVVPNAFIEGWAVRTNNPPSGHVRGEGAMQVCAAYEAQMDKVAKKLGLDPAEVRLRNVLATGDVLPTGQTVTCPAPVAELLQAVRDFPLPALPKDTPEDEWLLPGGPEGAGEPGAVRRGVGYGIGMVHMLGAEGADEVSTATVKVQDGVATVLCAAVETGQGFTTLARQIVQDTLGVDEVQVAPVDTDQPPAGPGCRGRHTWVSGGAVERAAKMVRTQLLQPLAHQFGMSTELLQIADGKITSYDGVLSTTVTEALDGKELWATAQCRPHPTEPLDEAGQGDAFVGMAFCAIRAVVDVDIEIGSVRVVELAVAQDVGRVLNPAQLTARIEAGVTQGVGIALTENLRTPRGLIRHPDLTGYALPTALDAPDIRIVKLVEERDVVAPFGAKAVSAAPVVASPAAVASAVRAATGRPVNRLPIRPQAAVATGH